The Papaver somniferum cultivar HN1 unplaced genomic scaffold, ASM357369v1 unplaced-scaffold_18, whole genome shotgun sequence genome includes a window with the following:
- the LOC113337963 gene encoding probable 2-oxoglutarate-dependent dioxygenase AOP1, with protein sequence MLKGLKGLFDLPDDTKMKNSSFVHHGYLGNFEGRPIQTLNSMIKMMQEHEGLARNMIFESLGVKHYYDTYIKYNDYLFRVVKQGIEILYKESQWLQVVRQPKIFVVIAGKTLMAWSNGRIHAPKHRVIVKGKIDRYPY encoded by the exons ATGCTTAAGGGATTAAAAGGATTGTTTGATCTTCCTGATGATACTAAAATGAAGAATTCTAGTTTCGTGCATCATGGTTACTTGGGCAATTTTGAAGGACGACCAAT TCAAACATTGaactcaatgattaaaatgatgcAAGAACATGAAGGATTGGCGCGAAATATGATTTTCGAGAGCTTAGGAGTGAAGCATTATTATGATACTTACATCAAGTACAATGATTACTTATTCCGTGTAGTGAA ACAAGGAATTGAAATCCTCTACAAAGAAAGCCAATGGCTTCAAGTTGTACGACAACCCAAAATATTTGTAGTTATAGCGGGCAAAACCCTCATG GCTTGGAGCAATGGAAGGATTCATGCACCAAAACACAGAGTAATtgtgaaaggaaaaatagataGATACCCTTATTGA